A genome region from Trichocoleus sp. includes the following:
- a CDS encoding Mo-dependent nitrogenase C-terminal domain-containing protein, which produces MTSTVQFRYSDEQITVWLRGLLTIAWADGHFDPEEQELITAITETELAPQADLQTIEAISSADLASHLGQEQATAENFLRTAVMVAIADGVYSESEDQVLHEFCTALDLDSKILESLRLTLNYCPPKAGELGANAAHVDRHLVPLKPLQEWLDHLEVHDLRLARFLCKLIPPQCPFERDITLFGRKVVHIPPMCKLNPLYDQLVGLRFRALSYLADDCQEDVSKYC; this is translated from the coding sequence ATGACTAGCACCGTTCAATTTCGCTATAGCGATGAGCAAATTACGGTTTGGTTGCGGGGGCTGCTGACGATCGCCTGGGCAGATGGGCATTTTGACCCCGAAGAACAAGAACTAATCACTGCAATCACCGAAACAGAGCTGGCTCCCCAAGCGGATTTACAGACGATCGAAGCAATCAGCTCGGCAGATTTAGCAAGTCATCTGGGACAAGAGCAAGCCACTGCCGAAAATTTTCTCCGAACTGCTGTGATGGTTGCGATCGCAGATGGCGTTTACTCTGAGTCAGAAGACCAGGTCTTGCATGAGTTTTGCACTGCCCTCGACCTAGACTCCAAAATTCTGGAATCCCTGCGGCTTACCCTAAACTATTGCCCCCCCAAAGCCGGAGAACTTGGAGCGAATGCCGCCCATGTCGATCGCCATCTGGTTCCTCTCAAACCGCTTCAGGAATGGCTTGATCACCTGGAAGTCCACGACCTTCGATTGGCGCGTTTCCTCTGCAAGCTGATTCCACCCCAATGTCCTTTTGAACGAGACATCACCCTTTTCGGGCGTAAAGTCGTTCATATCCCTCCCATGTGTAAACTCAACCCCCTTTACGATCAACTGGTTGGCTTACGCTTTCGTGCCCTCTCGTACCTGGCGGATGACTGTCAGGAAGATGTATCAAAGTATTGTTAG
- a CDS encoding HhoA/HhoB/HtrA family serine endopeptidase translates to MVSHSDFDSQASDMQGSSNPNNPNLAANSPLSSLQSKPAHSVWGWKGSLASVLLGASVAITGSYIAWNPNSPLRQQAQAQLPPTTSNPIPNPVLSQTIPIQDPNFITAVVKQVGSAVVRIDASRTVKTRAPAMFNDPFFRQFFGNQAPSAPSEQIQHGVGSGFIVSGDGRIITNAHVVEGSDTVEVTLKDGRQLEGKVLGRDPVTDVAVIKVEANNLPTVKLSNSEQIEPGEWAIAIGNPLGLDNTVTAGIISATGRSSGQVGVPDKRVNFIQTDAAINPGNSGGPLLNQRGEVIGMNTAIRADAQGIGFAIPINTVQRIADQIAATGKAEHAYLGVQMVTLTPEVKQELNSNPNSPVNVNEDRGVLIVRVVPNSPAAQAGLRAGDVIQQVNGQEITKADDLQNLVEGSQVGTDLKMNLKRNGQDQNVTVKPGAFPAQALDEQG, encoded by the coding sequence ATGGTAAGTCACTCAGATTTTGATTCTCAAGCTTCTGATATGCAAGGTTCATCTAATCCTAATAATCCTAATCTTGCAGCAAATTCACCCTTAAGTTCACTTCAATCTAAGCCCGCTCATTCGGTTTGGGGTTGGAAAGGGTCGCTTGCTTCTGTTTTATTAGGTGCCAGTGTTGCAATAACAGGAAGCTATATTGCCTGGAACCCTAACTCACCATTACGTCAACAAGCCCAGGCACAGTTACCGCCAACAACATCTAACCCGATTCCTAATCCTGTTTTATCTCAAACAATTCCCATCCAAGATCCAAACTTTATTACAGCAGTCGTGAAGCAGGTTGGTTCTGCGGTGGTGCGGATTGATGCATCTCGCACAGTCAAAACTCGAGCTCCGGCTATGTTTAACGATCCCTTCTTCCGTCAATTCTTTGGCAATCAGGCTCCCAGTGCTCCCTCTGAGCAAATACAGCATGGAGTTGGTTCTGGTTTTATTGTGAGTGGAGATGGTCGAATTATCACCAATGCTCACGTTGTTGAAGGGTCTGATACGGTAGAAGTTACGCTGAAGGACGGTCGTCAGTTAGAAGGAAAAGTCCTTGGTCGAGATCCGGTTACAGATGTTGCCGTGATTAAGGTGGAAGCAAATAATCTACCGACTGTAAAACTGAGCAACTCTGAGCAGATTGAGCCAGGAGAATGGGCAATTGCGATCGGTAACCCGCTTGGTTTAGATAACACTGTCACCGCAGGCATTATCAGTGCAACGGGGCGATCGAGCGGACAAGTCGGTGTTCCTGATAAACGTGTGAACTTTATCCAGACTGATGCTGCGATTAATCCAGGGAACTCTGGTGGTCCTTTGCTTAATCAGCGTGGAGAAGTGATTGGAATGAATACGGCAATTCGAGCCGATGCTCAGGGAATAGGCTTCGCGATTCCGATTAATACTGTACAGCGCATTGCTGACCAGATTGCAGCAACGGGTAAAGCTGAACATGCTTACCTTGGCGTTCAGATGGTGACACTGACTCCAGAAGTCAAGCAGGAGCTTAACAGTAATCCAAATAGCCCTGTCAATGTTAATGAAGATCGAGGCGTATTGATTGTACGCGTTGTGCCTAACTCTCCAGCGGCACAAGCAGGGCTACGAGCTGGCGATGTGATTCAGCAAGTGAATGGTCAGGAGATAACGAAGGCAGACGATTTGCAGAATTTGGTTGAAGGTAGCCAGGTTGGAACTGATCTAAAGATGAACCTGAAACGGAATGGACAAGACCAGAATGTAACAGTCAAGCCCGGAGCGTTTCCGGCTCAAGCGTTGGATGAGCAAGGTTAG
- a CDS encoding succinate dehydrogenase/fumarate reductase flavoprotein subunit: MIEHDVVIVGGGLAGTRAAVEIAKTNPRLSIAVIAKTHPIRSHSVAAQGGIAATLKNIDDQDSWEAHAFDTVKGSDYLADQDAVEILTREAPDVVIDLEHMGVLFSRLPDGRIAQRAFGGHSHNRTCYAADKTGHAILHELVSNLRRYGVQIYDEWYVMRLIFEDGQAKGLVMFRIRDGQLQVVRAKAIMFATGGYGRVYNTTSNDYASTGDGLAMTVAAGLPLEDMEFVQFHPTGLYPVGVLISEAVRGEGAYLINCDGRRFMEDYAPSRMELAPRDITSRAIAREIRAGRGVHADGSAGGPFVYLDLRHMGKEKIMSRIPFCWEEAHRLVGIDAVHQPMPVRPTVHYSMGGIPTNTDGQVRSSSEGLVEGFFAAGETACVSVHGANRLGSNSLLECVVYGRRTGAAIARYVQTRKLPEINEQHYLKQAEQQIQALLNQPGEHRIAYIREAFQDCMTEHCGVFRNEGLMRQGLEQLQTIRQQAQQVYLDDKGKLWNTELIEALELQSLLVVGEVILTSALNRQESRGAHYREDFPDRNDPDFLKHSLAYYSPAGIDIRYRPVAITMFQPQERKY, translated from the coding sequence ATGATTGAGCATGATGTCGTGATTGTGGGTGGAGGATTGGCAGGAACACGGGCTGCCGTTGAAATTGCAAAGACCAATCCGCGCCTCAGTATTGCTGTCATTGCCAAAACCCACCCCATTCGATCGCACTCGGTGGCTGCTCAGGGTGGAATTGCTGCAACCCTGAAAAATATTGATGATCAGGACAGTTGGGAAGCCCATGCGTTTGATACGGTCAAAGGCTCAGACTATCTCGCTGACCAAGATGCCGTCGAAATTCTTACCCGCGAAGCACCGGATGTCGTCATCGATCTGGAACATATGGGCGTTCTTTTCTCTCGTCTGCCCGATGGACGAATTGCCCAACGTGCTTTTGGAGGACATTCCCACAATCGCACCTGCTACGCTGCCGACAAAACCGGACATGCTATCCTTCACGAACTCGTCAGCAACCTCCGCCGCTATGGGGTGCAAATCTATGACGAGTGGTATGTCATGCGCCTGATCTTCGAAGACGGGCAAGCAAAAGGCTTAGTCATGTTTCGCATTCGCGATGGTCAGCTACAGGTGGTGCGAGCCAAGGCAATTATGTTTGCTACAGGTGGCTATGGACGCGTCTATAACACCACTTCCAACGATTACGCTTCGACGGGTGATGGACTGGCAATGACCGTTGCCGCAGGTCTACCGCTGGAAGATATGGAGTTTGTGCAGTTCCACCCAACTGGGCTGTATCCGGTAGGGGTTTTGATTTCGGAAGCTGTTCGGGGAGAAGGCGCATACCTGATCAACTGTGATGGGCGACGCTTCATGGAAGATTATGCTCCTAGCCGCATGGAACTGGCTCCCAGAGATATTACTTCGCGGGCGATCGCCAGAGAAATTCGGGCTGGACGCGGCGTTCATGCTGATGGTAGTGCGGGTGGACCTTTTGTCTATCTCGACTTGCGTCACATGGGCAAGGAAAAAATTATGAGCCGCATTCCCTTCTGCTGGGAAGAAGCGCACCGTCTTGTTGGCATTGATGCTGTTCATCAACCCATGCCTGTTCGTCCCACTGTCCATTACTCCATGGGTGGCATCCCCACCAACACCGATGGACAGGTTCGCAGTAGTTCTGAAGGGTTAGTCGAAGGCTTTTTTGCTGCCGGAGAGACGGCTTGTGTGTCAGTACATGGGGCAAATCGTCTAGGGAGTAATTCGCTACTGGAATGTGTTGTCTACGGTCGGCGTACAGGAGCAGCGATCGCCCGCTATGTCCAAACGCGCAAACTCCCAGAGATCAACGAGCAACACTACCTCAAGCAGGCTGAACAACAAATCCAGGCATTGCTGAACCAACCCGGAGAACATCGCATTGCTTATATTCGAGAAGCCTTTCAGGATTGCATGACTGAACATTGCGGCGTGTTTCGCAACGAAGGGTTAATGCGTCAGGGGCTAGAGCAGCTTCAAACCATCCGCCAGCAAGCTCAGCAAGTTTACCTCGATGACAAGGGCAAACTCTGGAACACGGAACTCATCGAAGCCCTTGAATTGCAAAGCCTGCTTGTTGTAGGAGAAGTTATCCTGACCAGTGCTTTAAATCGCCAAGAAAGCCGAGGTGCACACTACCGCGAAGACTTCCCCGATCGCAACGATCCTGACTTCCTCAAACACTCACTCGCCTATTACTCCCCTGCCGGAATTGATATCCGCTATCGTCCTGTTGCCATCACCATGTTCCAACCCCAAGAACGAAAATACTAG
- the argF gene encoding ornithine carbamoyltransferase: protein MSVATLKGRDLLGMADLSAEELRDLLDFAIDLKAKKVTPRCDKILGLLFTKASTRTRVSFSAAMYQLGGQVLDLNVNVTQVSRGEPVEDTARVLDRYLDVLAIRTYEQQELEIFARYAEIPVINALTDLEHPCQVLADLQTAKEEFGQLEGLTLVYVGDGNNMANSLLLGCALSGMNVRVASPTGFEPNAGILEQARAIAGDRSQVLLTHDAEAAVKGAQVIYTDVWASMGQEDLADSRIPIFQPYQVNDDLMSLADSKAIVLHCLPAHRGEEITNAVIEGAQSRVWDEAENRLHAQKALLASVLGAE, encoded by the coding sequence ATGAGCGTAGCAACATTAAAAGGGCGCGATCTGCTGGGTATGGCGGATCTGAGTGCTGAAGAACTGCGAGATTTGCTGGACTTTGCGATTGATCTCAAAGCAAAGAAAGTGACGCCGCGCTGTGACAAAATTTTGGGATTGCTGTTTACCAAAGCCTCAACCCGAACTCGCGTCAGCTTCTCGGCGGCAATGTATCAACTGGGCGGGCAAGTGCTTGACCTCAATGTGAATGTCACTCAGGTGAGCCGGGGAGAACCCGTTGAAGATACGGCGCGTGTTCTCGATCGCTATTTAGATGTGCTAGCAATTCGCACCTATGAGCAGCAGGAGCTTGAGATTTTCGCTCGCTACGCCGAGATTCCAGTTATCAATGCACTGACTGATCTCGAGCATCCTTGTCAGGTGTTAGCAGACTTGCAAACGGCAAAAGAAGAATTTGGGCAACTGGAAGGGCTAACCCTGGTTTATGTGGGTGATGGCAACAATATGGCAAATTCGCTGCTGTTAGGCTGTGCCCTGAGCGGCATGAATGTCCGGGTTGCCTCTCCTACTGGTTTTGAACCTAACGCAGGTATTTTAGAACAGGCAAGAGCCATTGCGGGCGATCGATCCCAGGTGCTGTTAACGCATGACGCTGAAGCTGCGGTTAAGGGGGCACAGGTCATCTATACCGATGTTTGGGCAAGTATGGGGCAAGAAGACCTGGCAGACAGTCGCATTCCAATCTTCCAGCCCTACCAGGTGAACGATGATCTAATGTCACTTGCAGACAGCAAGGCGATCGTGCTGCACTGCCTCCCGGCTCATCGCGGTGAAGAAATCACCAATGCCGTCATAGAAGGCGCTCAGTCCCGCGTCTGGGACGAAGCAGAGAATCGGCTCCATGCTCAGAAAGCCTTGCTGGCAAGTGTGTTGGGAGCAGAATAA
- the rplS gene encoding 50S ribosomal protein L19: MNAQEIIRSIEAEHIKQDLPTIHVGDTVRIGVRIQEGGKERVQPYEGTVIAIRRGGINHAITVRRIFQGVGVERVFLIHSPRVASIKIMRRGKARRAKLYYLRERVGKATRLKQRFDRPLE, encoded by the coding sequence ATGAACGCGCAGGAGATTATCCGCTCTATTGAAGCGGAGCATATAAAGCAGGATTTACCAACGATCCACGTTGGAGATACGGTTCGGATTGGTGTTCGCATCCAAGAGGGTGGCAAAGAGCGGGTTCAGCCCTACGAGGGAACCGTGATTGCTATCCGGAGAGGCGGTATCAATCATGCCATTACCGTTCGTCGTATTTTTCAGGGTGTTGGCGTAGAGCGAGTCTTTTTGATTCACTCTCCTAGAGTTGCCAGCATCAAGATCATGCGTCGAGGCAAGGCGCGTCGGGCGAAGCTCTATTACCTGCGTGAGCGGGTCGGTAAGGCAACTCGACTCAAGCAGCGGTTCGATCGCCCTCTAGAGTAA
- the glnA gene encoding type I glutamate--ammonia ligase produces MTQTPQDVLNFIKENDIKLIDLKFVDLPGIWQHLTVYEDQIDESSFTDGVAFDGSSIRGWKAINESDMSMVLDPKTAWIDPFMAEPTLSIICSIKEPRTGEPYSRCPRVIAQKAIDYLNTTGLGDTAFFGPEAEFFIFDDVRFDQNQHEGYYHVDSIEGRWNSGRKEEGGNLGYKPRYKEGYFPVAPTDTSQDMRSEMLLTMAKCGVPIEKHHHEVASGGQCELGIKFDTLVNSADNLMIYKYCIKNVARKYGKTVTFMPKPVFNDNGSGMHTHQSIWKDGQPLFAGDQYAGLSQMALWYIGGILKHAPALLAFTNPTTNSYKRLVPGFEAPVNLAYSQGNRSASVRIPLSGANPKAKRLEFRCPDATSNPYVAFAAMLCAGIDGIKNQIDPGEPLDVDIYDLSPEELAKIPSTPGSLEDALECLEKDHDFLTSGGVFTEDLINTWIQYKLDNEVNPMRLRPHPYEFALYYDC; encoded by the coding sequence ATGACCCAGACCCCGCAGGACGTTTTAAATTTTATTAAAGAGAATGACATCAAACTGATTGACCTCAAGTTTGTTGATCTTCCCGGTATCTGGCAGCACCTGACAGTCTATGAAGATCAGATTGACGAGAGCAGCTTTACCGATGGTGTCGCGTTTGATGGTTCAAGTATTCGGGGCTGGAAAGCCATCAACGAATCCGACATGAGCATGGTTCTCGATCCAAAAACTGCCTGGATCGACCCCTTCATGGCAGAGCCAACCTTGAGCATTATTTGCAGCATTAAGGAACCTCGTACTGGTGAGCCCTACTCCCGCTGCCCCCGCGTCATTGCTCAGAAAGCAATTGACTACCTAAATACGACAGGACTGGGAGATACCGCCTTCTTTGGCCCTGAGGCAGAGTTCTTCATTTTTGATGATGTTCGCTTTGACCAGAATCAGCATGAAGGCTACTACCATGTTGATTCGATCGAAGGTCGTTGGAATTCGGGTCGGAAGGAAGAAGGCGGTAACTTAGGCTACAAGCCTCGCTATAAGGAAGGCTACTTCCCAGTTGCGCCCACTGACACTTCCCAAGATATGCGGAGCGAAATGCTCCTGACAATGGCAAAGTGTGGTGTGCCGATCGAAAAGCATCACCATGAAGTGGCAAGCGGCGGTCAGTGTGAGTTAGGCATCAAGTTCGATACGCTGGTGAATTCAGCCGACAACTTGATGATCTACAAGTACTGCATCAAAAACGTTGCACGGAAGTACGGCAAAACCGTGACTTTCATGCCAAAGCCTGTCTTCAATGACAACGGTTCTGGAATGCACACGCACCAGTCAATCTGGAAAGATGGTCAACCGCTATTTGCAGGTGATCAATATGCCGGATTGAGCCAGATGGCACTGTGGTACATTGGCGGCATTCTGAAGCATGCTCCTGCCTTACTGGCATTTACCAACCCCACAACCAACTCCTACAAGCGTCTAGTGCCTGGATTTGAGGCTCCGGTAAACCTGGCATACTCGCAGGGCAACCGCTCCGCTTCAGTGCGAATTCCGCTTTCGGGAGCCAACCCCAAGGCAAAGCGCTTAGAGTTCCGCTGCCCTGATGCAACCTCTAACCCCTATGTTGCTTTTGCAGCAATGCTCTGTGCTGGCATTGACGGGATCAAGAACCAGATCGATCCGGGTGAGCCGCTGGATGTGGACATCTACGACCTCAGCCCCGAAGAACTGGCGAAGATTCCTTCAACTCCTGGTTCTCTGGAAGATGCGCTGGAATGCCTGGAGAAGGATCACGACTTCCTGACCTCTGGTGGCGTCTTTACAGAAGATCTGATCAACACCTGGATTCAGTACAAGCTCGACAACGAAGTGAACCCGATGCGTCTGCGTCCTCACCCCTATGAGTTTGCGCTGTATTATGACTGCTAA
- a CDS encoding DUF3536 domain-containing protein, whose protein sequence is MTSSSPNHSNSPAVTLDSDFDQPNLDQLNLETVQALDPLKTATGVYVTVHGHFYQPPRENPYLNAIERQPSASPFHDWNERIHYECYRPNAFSRVLNDRGDLLGIVNNYEYLSFNIGPTLMSWLEQHDIEVYQQILAADRKSCERLNGHGNAIAQVYNHIIMPLANDRDKYTQIRWGKADFRSRFGRDPEGMWLAETAVDAETLKALIAEGIKFIVLAPSQAQRCRPFPTAEEPDPQWLEVGGGQIDPIQPYRCYLKQDQDLENGDQQQEKTDRSLHSCPYIDIFFYDGPISRDMGFNDVLSSSHHFVSRLGQAVRGNHPPAQLISVATDGETFGHHKGGTEKALAYAFTQEFPSRGWTVTNFAHYLSLNPPTHEVELKPVTAWSCSHGVDRWQSDCGCGGGGSWNQQWRKPLRDSLDWLRDQLIKVYEEQGSKFFTDPWKARDHYVQVILDRTPSNICRFLSEYQSHKLSVLERVDALRLLEMQRHALLMYTSCGWFFDELSRPEGTQILRYAARALELAGDVSGVQLEKGFIKRLASAPSNVELFVNGAEVYRQLVIPAQIPLEQVAAHYAITSLFTPYPREQRVYCYTAYQTDYQLQRLGALTLAVGQIQLTSEMTREIRHLTFAVLHLGGWDFHCCIQPFAGRRSYSQLKDSLFGAMRQASAAQTILAMNRTFGDQSYSLQDLFAEERHRIMRLLSQETLTRLDQLYTQVYRDNYGVLMAFHRDSLDVPPELQVAAEVAISHRALTALQALERETSDFPFSNPQICYGHLTELESIAKEAAQMHCQLKPLQIKQTLERLILRSLWNLLHNLNPETIEIDSLWVERLIDLGEHLNLGLSLDRAQELYFRHLQSHILPEIAVPLMQGNRSGWSLSQIRQLLKLGQKLAIDVGEWMGN, encoded by the coding sequence ATGACAAGTTCTTCTCCAAACCATTCAAATTCACCTGCTGTAACGCTTGACTCAGATTTTGATCAGCCCAATCTTGATCAGCTTAATCTTGAAACGGTTCAAGCCCTCGATCCCTTAAAAACGGCAACGGGAGTTTATGTTACGGTTCACGGGCATTTCTATCAGCCACCGCGCGAAAACCCTTATCTGAATGCGATCGAGCGTCAACCCAGTGCTTCTCCATTTCATGATTGGAATGAGCGAATTCACTACGAGTGCTATCGCCCGAATGCGTTTTCCAGAGTGCTGAACGATCGGGGTGATCTACTGGGGATCGTTAATAACTACGAGTATCTCAGCTTCAATATTGGTCCAACTTTGATGAGTTGGCTGGAGCAGCACGATATTGAGGTTTATCAGCAGATTTTGGCAGCCGATCGGAAAAGCTGTGAGCGACTGAATGGACATGGCAACGCCATTGCTCAGGTCTACAACCACATCATCATGCCGCTGGCGAACGATCGCGATAAATATACCCAAATTCGCTGGGGTAAAGCAGATTTTCGCAGCCGCTTTGGACGCGATCCAGAAGGAATGTGGCTGGCTGAGACTGCCGTTGATGCTGAAACGCTGAAAGCTCTGATTGCTGAGGGGATCAAATTCATTGTGCTGGCTCCTTCCCAGGCGCAACGCTGTCGCCCATTTCCGACTGCCGAAGAGCCTGATCCGCAGTGGCTCGAAGTGGGGGGAGGGCAGATTGACCCAATTCAGCCTTATCGCTGTTATTTGAAGCAGGATCAGGACTTAGAAAATGGGGATCAGCAGCAAGAGAAAACCGATCGATCGCTGCATTCCTGCCCTTACATCGATATCTTTTTCTACGACGGTCCGATCTCACGAGATATGGGCTTTAACGATGTTTTAAGCAGTTCTCATCATTTTGTTAGTCGGCTCGGGCAGGCAGTTCGAGGAAATCATCCTCCGGCACAGCTGATTTCAGTGGCAACGGATGGCGAAACTTTTGGGCACCACAAAGGCGGTACAGAGAAAGCTCTGGCTTATGCCTTCACCCAGGAATTTCCCAGTCGCGGCTGGACGGTGACAAACTTTGCTCACTATCTCAGCCTGAATCCACCAACGCATGAAGTCGAGCTGAAGCCTGTGACTGCTTGGAGTTGTTCGCATGGCGTCGATCGCTGGCAGTCAGACTGTGGGTGTGGCGGTGGCGGTTCTTGGAATCAGCAGTGGCGGAAACCGTTGCGCGATAGCCTCGATTGGCTGCGAGATCAGCTGATCAAAGTCTATGAGGAGCAGGGCAGCAAGTTTTTTACCGATCCCTGGAAAGCCAGAGATCATTACGTTCAAGTGATTCTCGATCGCACTCCCAGCAACATTTGTCGTTTTCTGTCGGAATACCAAAGCCACAAGTTGAGCGTTTTGGAGCGGGTAGATGCTTTGCGGCTGCTAGAAATGCAGCGTCATGCACTATTGATGTATACCAGTTGCGGCTGGTTTTTTGACGAACTTTCCCGCCCGGAAGGAACTCAAATTTTGCGTTATGCAGCGCGTGCCCTGGAATTAGCCGGAGATGTGTCAGGAGTACAGCTAGAGAAGGGCTTTATCAAGCGATTGGCATCTGCGCCCAGCAATGTAGAGCTGTTTGTCAACGGTGCAGAAGTTTATCGTCAACTTGTGATCCCGGCGCAAATTCCGCTGGAGCAAGTCGCAGCCCACTATGCCATTACTTCACTTTTTACGCCTTATCCCAGAGAGCAGCGGGTCTATTGCTACACGGCATATCAAACCGATTATCAACTGCAAAGATTAGGGGCATTAACGCTCGCAGTGGGACAAATTCAGCTCACTTCTGAAATGACCCGTGAGATCCGCCATCTCACCTTTGCAGTGCTGCATTTGGGCGGTTGGGACTTCCACTGCTGCATTCAACCTTTTGCCGGACGGCGATCGTATAGCCAACTCAAAGACAGCCTATTTGGAGCAATGCGACAAGCCAGTGCTGCCCAGACGATTTTGGCAATGAACCGCACTTTCGGTGACCAATCTTATAGCCTGCAAGATTTGTTTGCAGAAGAGCGACACCGAATTATGCGCCTGCTCAGTCAGGAAACGCTGACGCGACTGGATCAACTCTATACGCAGGTTTACCGCGACAATTATGGTGTTCTCATGGCATTCCATCGAGATTCACTGGACGTGCCGCCAGAACTTCAGGTTGCTGCCGAAGTTGCAATTAGCCATCGGGCGTTAACGGCTTTGCAAGCCCTGGAACGCGAAACTAGCGACTTTCCCTTCAGCAATCCACAAATCTGCTATGGTCACTTGACTGAGCTAGAGTCGATCGCCAAAGAAGCCGCCCAAATGCACTGCCAGCTTAAGCCGCTGCAAATCAAGCAAACCTTGGAACGCCTGATTCTGCGATCGCTCTGGAACCTGCTGCACAACCTCAACCCCGAAACGATCGAGATCGATAGCCTGTGGGTTGAACGATTGATTGACCTGGGCGAACACCTCAACCTCGGACTCTCTCTCGATCGCGCTCAGGAACTCTATTTCCGTCATCTTCAAAGCCACATCCTGCCAGAAATCGCGGTGCCCTTGATGCAAGGCAATCGGTCAGGTTGGAGCCTCAGCCAAATTCGGCAGCTGCTAAAACTGGGACAAAAACTGGCGATCGATGTTGGGGAATGGATGGGCAATTAG
- a CDS encoding zinc-dependent dehydrogenase, which yields MKAQVFRGVNQLSYEEVPVPEIQADEVLVQVNVVGLCQSDIKKIRYSLYEPPRIFGHETAGTIAAVGSEVKSWQVGQRVVVLHHIPCMHCAYCLNDNFSMCDVYKNVTTTAGFAPSGGGFADYVKVPGHIVRNGGLIEIPADITFEQASFVEPTNCCLKAVKKAQIAPGQTVLITGAGPIGLMFIMLVKYFGARAIATDLIPSRIERALNVGAEAAFDARDPELPAKIAALTGGMGVDTSLLAVPSEKAFFQALDCTRKGGKILFFAEFPDELEIPINPNVLYRREIDLMGSYSSSYRVQALAADIVFNKRIDVDALISDRFSLKDLATAVEKAVSPTPETLKILIYPEGK from the coding sequence ATGAAAGCACAAGTATTTCGTGGGGTTAATCAGCTCAGTTATGAAGAAGTTCCTGTACCAGAGATTCAAGCCGATGAGGTGCTGGTGCAGGTCAATGTCGTGGGGCTGTGTCAGTCGGATATTAAGAAGATTCGCTATTCACTGTATGAGCCACCCCGAATTTTTGGGCATGAAACCGCCGGAACGATCGCCGCAGTTGGGTCTGAGGTGAAGTCATGGCAGGTTGGTCAGCGAGTTGTGGTGCTACATCACATTCCCTGTATGCACTGTGCCTATTGTCTCAATGACAATTTTTCGATGTGCGATGTGTACAAAAACGTGACAACAACTGCGGGGTTTGCGCCCAGTGGCGGCGGCTTTGCCGATTATGTAAAAGTGCCAGGGCATATTGTGCGAAACGGTGGACTGATTGAAATTCCGGCTGATATTACATTTGAGCAAGCCAGCTTTGTTGAACCCACCAACTGCTGCCTTAAAGCAGTCAAAAAAGCTCAGATTGCTCCCGGACAGACGGTGCTAATCACAGGAGCAGGTCCGATCGGCTTGATGTTTATCATGCTCGTAAAATATTTCGGGGCAAGAGCAATTGCAACCGATTTGATTCCTAGCCGGATCGAACGAGCTTTGAATGTTGGTGCAGAAGCAGCTTTTGATGCCCGTGATCCTGAGCTACCTGCCAAAATTGCAGCGCTGACAGGCGGCATGGGAGTGGATACCAGCTTACTGGCAGTTCCCAGCGAGAAAGCCTTCTTCCAGGCACTCGACTGCACTCGCAAAGGCGGAAAAATTCTCTTCTTCGCAGAGTTTCCCGACGAGCTAGAAATCCCCATTAACCCGAACGTTCTCTATCGTCGAGAGATCGACCTAATGGGCAGCTATAGCTCTTCCTACCGTGTCCAAGCCCTCGCCGCTGATATTGTTTTCAACAAGCGAATTGACGTAGATGCGCTGATCAGCGATCGATTCTCGCTTAAGGATCTGGCAACCGCTGTCGAAAAAGCAGTCAGCCCAACGCCAGAAACGCTGAAGATTTTGATTTATCCAGAGGGGAAGTAG
- a CDS encoding EamA family transporter: MTPKEFALFLVAVLTSVGGQFFLKTGALKLGKVNGDNFINHILGIATTPELVGGLLCYGLGAIAYILLLTRVNLSIAGPAVALSYVFSVLLGYFLFKETIPMERIIGLGLIACGVVLVIWQK, from the coding sequence GTGACCCCTAAAGAGTTTGCTTTATTTTTAGTGGCAGTATTAACAAGCGTGGGTGGTCAGTTCTTTTTAAAGACCGGAGCGCTCAAGCTGGGTAAGGTAAACGGGGACAACTTTATCAACCATATTTTGGGGATTGCTACAACACCAGAACTGGTTGGAGGTCTTCTTTGCTATGGATTAGGGGCAATTGCCTACATTCTGCTGCTAACACGAGTCAATTTGAGCATTGCAGGACCCGCTGTTGCCCTCAGCTATGTTTTTTCGGTTCTGCTCGGCTATTTTCTGTTTAAAGAAACGATTCCAATGGAGCGCATTATTGGATTGGGGCTGATTGCTTGTGGTGTGGTGTTGGTAATCTGGCAGAAATAA